The Paraflavitalea devenefica genome contains a region encoding:
- a CDS encoding GDSL-type esterase/lipase family protein yields MIWYEDEVKRVEQEKSKLAYEPKTIFYGSSSIRLWNDLYEDFKDFYPINLGFGGSTLAACVWFFERILTGYQPERIVFYAGDNDLGDGRNPEEIFIFFQQLAVQVNNRFPTTSFYFISVKPSPARWHMIDKIRYTNALVKGVIDKQGAPFHYVSIVEGMLGKAGLPVKDLFLEDGLHLSDKGYVVWKELLLEYLAQNP; encoded by the coding sequence ATGATATGGTACGAGGATGAGGTGAAGCGTGTAGAGCAGGAGAAAAGCAAGCTGGCATACGAACCGAAGACGATCTTTTATGGCAGTTCTTCCATCCGGTTATGGAATGATCTATATGAAGACTTTAAGGACTTTTATCCCATTAATCTTGGCTTTGGCGGCTCTACACTGGCGGCCTGTGTATGGTTTTTTGAACGGATATTGACAGGCTATCAACCGGAACGGATCGTGTTTTATGCCGGCGATAATGACCTGGGTGATGGCAGGAACCCGGAAGAGATATTTATTTTTTTTCAGCAACTGGCTGTACAGGTAAATAACAGGTTTCCCACTACTTCCTTTTATTTCATTTCTGTGAAACCGAGCCCCGCCCGCTGGCATATGATTGACAAAATACGCTATACCAATGCCCTGGTAAAAGGCGTCATTGACAAGCAGGGAGCGCCTTTTCATTATGTAAGCATTGTAGAAGGTATGCTGGGCAAGGCGGGTTTGCCGGTGAAAGACCTGTTCCTGGAGGACGGGCTGCACCTGAGTGATAAAGGCTATGTTGTGTGGAAGGAGCTATTGCTGGAATACCTGGCACAAAATCCTTAA
- a CDS encoding esterase family protein, producing MNREYRKWFSPALQRDMELLVFGHAGMPVLFFPTRTARFYDYENWRIIEAIRHKIEAGFIQVFCVDSVDTESFYASIPPADKIKRHLQYEQYILLEVLPFIRRANPHHNGIATAGCSLGGYHALNIALRHPSHFSKVTGMSARYDLSLSAHNFPDLLNGYFDENIYYNMPSMYMPNLTDPALLLQIRKLTIELVVGKEDPFYENNLHLSQTLTTKNIPHRLYVWEEEAHRPRYWRRMVQWYL from the coding sequence ATGAACAGGGAATATCGGAAATGGTTTAGTCCGGCGCTGCAAAGAGATATGGAGTTGCTTGTATTTGGACATGCAGGCATGCCCGTGCTCTTCTTCCCTACCCGTACCGCCCGGTTCTATGATTATGAGAACTGGCGTATTATTGAAGCCATACGGCATAAGATTGAAGCAGGTTTTATACAGGTGTTTTGCGTAGACAGTGTTGATACGGAAAGTTTTTATGCTTCCATTCCCCCGGCTGATAAGATAAAGCGGCATCTTCAATATGAGCAGTATATTTTACTGGAAGTACTTCCCTTCATCAGACGCGCCAATCCTCATCACAATGGCATTGCTACGGCGGGCTGCAGTCTGGGCGGCTACCACGCCCTGAATATCGCTTTGCGGCATCCCTCCCATTTCAGCAAGGTAACAGGCATGAGCGCCCGTTATGACCTCTCTCTATCCGCCCATAATTTCCCCGACCTGCTGAACGGTTATTTTGATGAGAATATCTATTACAACATGCCCAGCATGTATATGCCCAATTTGACCGACCCTGCCCTGCTGCTGCAGATCAGGAAGCTCACAATTGAACTGGTCGTGGGCAAGGAAGATCCTTTTTATGAGAATAATCTCCATTTAAGTCAGACACTCACCACGAAAAACATCCCCCACCGCCTGTATGTATGGGAGGAAGAAGCCCACCGGCCACGGTATTGGAGGAGGATGGTGCAGTGGTATTTGTAG
- the preA gene encoding NAD-dependent dihydropyrimidine dehydrogenase subunit PreA: MADISANFLGIKSPNPFWLASAPPTDKKINVLRAFEAGWGGVVWKTLGSQVKNVSSRYSAVSYNGSRVMGFNNIELISDRPLDLNLQEIKECIRLFPDRAMIVSLMADNDRQSWHELIKQVEDTGAHGLELNFGCPHGMTERGMGAAVGQDPEIARMVVEWVMEKATIPVITKLTPNVHSVVPTGKAAVEAGTDALSLINTIQSVTGIDLDTFVPNPNVGGKSTFGGYCGPAVKPIALKMLTTISQDPVTSKVPVSGIGGISTWKDAAEFMLLGATTLQVCTAVMKHGFRIVEDMCEGLNNWMDEKGFKKIEDFIGKSVPTLTHWEDLDINFHIVANINQDKCIHCGLCYIACEDGSHQSINLQYGKPYNTYSIKEEECVGCNLCKLVCPVEDCITMVEQRKGEEYLNWKEFQRRGLPLNDH; the protein is encoded by the coding sequence ATGGCCGACATATCAGCAAACTTCCTCGGCATCAAATCTCCTAACCCATTTTGGTTGGCGAGTGCACCGCCCACGGATAAAAAAATAAACGTACTGCGTGCCTTTGAAGCAGGCTGGGGTGGCGTGGTCTGGAAAACATTGGGCAGCCAGGTAAAGAATGTTTCCTCCCGTTATTCCGCTGTCAGTTACAACGGCAGCCGCGTAATGGGGTTCAACAATATTGAGTTGATCTCCGACAGGCCGCTGGACCTCAACCTCCAGGAAATAAAAGAGTGTATCAGGCTCTTTCCCGACAGGGCCATGATCGTTTCCCTGATGGCCGACAATGACCGGCAAAGCTGGCATGAACTGATCAAACAAGTAGAAGATACCGGTGCCCATGGACTGGAGCTGAACTTTGGTTGTCCACATGGCATGACGGAAAGAGGCATGGGCGCTGCCGTTGGCCAGGACCCTGAAATAGCCAGAATGGTAGTGGAGTGGGTGATGGAAAAGGCCACCATCCCTGTTATTACCAAGCTAACGCCCAATGTACACTCCGTGGTGCCCACAGGGAAGGCTGCTGTAGAAGCAGGCACCGATGCGTTGTCGCTCATCAATACCATTCAATCCGTTACAGGCATCGACCTGGACACCTTCGTTCCCAATCCCAATGTAGGGGGTAAATCCACCTTCGGTGGTTATTGCGGGCCTGCCGTAAAGCCGATCGCCTTGAAGATGCTCACAACCATCAGTCAGGATCCTGTTACTTCCAAAGTGCCCGTATCCGGTATCGGTGGTATCAGCACCTGGAAAGATGCGGCAGAATTCATGTTGCTGGGGGCCACTACTTTACAGGTATGTACTGCTGTGATGAAACACGGCTTCAGGATCGTAGAGGACATGTGTGAAGGGTTGAACAACTGGATGGATGAAAAAGGGTTTAAGAAAATTGAGGACTTTATCGGGAAATCCGTTCCCACATTAACACATTGGGAAGACCTGGACATCAATTTCCATATTGTGGCCAACATCAACCAGGATAAATGCATCCATTGCGGTCTGTGTTACATAGCCTGTGAAGATGGTTCGCACCAGTCTATCAACCTGCAATACGGCAAGCCGTACAACACCTATTCCATTAAAGAAGAAGAATGCGTGGGGTGCAACCTGTGCAAACTGGTATGCCCTGTAGAGGATTGCATTACTATGGTAGAACAACGCAAGGGAGAAGAATACCTGAACTGGAAAGAGTTCCAGCGAAGAGGGCTGCCGTTGAATGATCATTAA
- a CDS encoding NAD(P)-dependent oxidoreductase, whose translation MPITSNKLTLGEYDQHFSDIHPPFETHSAALVDANRCLFCYDAPCMKSCPTSIDVPKFIKQIATENIKGSAHTILSSNIMGAGCSRVCPVEKLCEGACVYNLMGEEAIPIAKLQRYATEKAMAAKWPLFTRKPATGKKVAVVGAGPAGLSCAHVLSREGIEVTIYEKESKGGGLMTYGIAAYKVTPQFCEEEVNYITSLGGIDIKYNQELGKHITLDELKKNYDAVYLGFGVGLARQLDIPGEDLQGVVDAIGFIYAIRTNNYATVPVGDKVAVIGLGMTAIDAATQAKRLGAKEVTIVYRRTEAEKPCTNVELDIARLDGCKLIWLAAPAALTGTDGHVSQLICNVMKLGEPDVSGRRSPVPTGETITLEVDMVIKAAGQVPFEELVSTNQLQHNKGRISIDNNCSTSIPGVFAGGDCVNGGKEVVDAVQAGKDGAKAILKYLEQ comes from the coding sequence GTGCCCATCACTAGTAATAAATTAACTCTCGGAGAATACGATCAGCATTTCAGCGACATCCACCCGCCGTTTGAAACGCACAGTGCTGCGCTGGTAGATGCCAACCGCTGTTTGTTTTGTTATGATGCGCCCTGCATGAAAAGTTGTCCTACCAGTATAGATGTACCTAAATTCATCAAACAGATTGCTACAGAAAATATAAAAGGTTCGGCGCATACCATTCTTTCTTCCAACATCATGGGGGCCGGTTGTTCCAGGGTTTGCCCCGTAGAAAAACTATGCGAAGGCGCCTGCGTATACAACCTCATGGGAGAAGAAGCCATACCCATTGCCAAACTGCAACGGTATGCTACCGAAAAAGCCATGGCAGCAAAATGGCCCTTGTTTACACGCAAACCTGCCACCGGTAAGAAAGTGGCTGTCGTAGGGGCAGGTCCTGCCGGGTTGAGTTGCGCCCATGTATTAAGCCGGGAAGGGATTGAGGTGACCATTTATGAAAAAGAAAGTAAAGGCGGTGGCTTAATGACCTATGGTATTGCTGCGTATAAAGTAACGCCACAGTTCTGCGAAGAAGAAGTGAACTACATTACCTCGCTGGGGGGTATTGATATCAAATACAACCAGGAACTGGGAAAGCATATTACGCTGGATGAGTTGAAGAAAAACTATGACGCCGTTTACCTCGGCTTTGGGGTAGGACTGGCCCGGCAACTGGATATACCGGGTGAAGACCTGCAGGGCGTAGTAGATGCCATCGGTTTTATTTACGCTATCCGCACCAACAACTATGCAACTGTTCCGGTGGGTGATAAAGTAGCAGTGATCGGACTGGGTATGACAGCCATTGATGCCGCCACACAGGCCAAACGTCTTGGCGCCAAAGAAGTAACCATCGTGTACAGGCGAACAGAAGCAGAAAAGCCCTGTACGAATGTTGAACTGGATATCGCCCGGCTGGATGGTTGTAAGCTGATCTGGCTGGCAGCGCCTGCAGCACTGACCGGTACCGATGGTCATGTATCCCAGCTTATTTGTAACGTAATGAAGTTGGGAGAACCCGATGTCAGTGGTCGTCGTTCTCCTGTACCCACCGGCGAAACCATTACACTCGAAGTGGATATGGTGATCAAGGCAGCAGGACAGGTACCTTTTGAGGAATTGGTAAGCACCAACCAGCTACAGCATAATAAGGGAAGGATATCAATAGACAACAACTGTTCTACCAGCATTCCGGGCGTATTTGCCGGCGGCGATTGCGTAAACGGTGGCAAAGAAGTAGTAGACGCCGTACAGGCAGGCAAAGACGGCGCAAAGGCAATTTTGAAATACCTGGAGCAATAA
- a CDS encoding nitrilase-related carbon-nitrogen hydrolase — protein sequence MPRIIKSGLIQMSLPKTEGEGTIEEIKEAMFVKHLPFIEAAGKKGVQILCLQEIFNTPYFCPGQNSAWYASAEVIPGPTTERIAEYAKKYSMVIIVPIYEKEQAGVLYNTAAVIDADGTYLGKYRKNHIPHTSGFWEKFFFKPGNLGYPVFQTKYAKIGVYICYDRHFPDGARCLGLNGAEIVYNPSATVAGLSQYLWKLEQPAHAAANGYFMGCINRVGEEKPWNLGRFYGSSYFVDPRGQIVALASEDNDELLIADLDLDEIEKVRSVWQFFRDRRPETYGKITEL from the coding sequence ATGCCACGAATCATTAAGTCAGGACTGATCCAGATGAGCTTGCCAAAAACAGAAGGGGAGGGTACTATTGAAGAAATCAAAGAAGCGATGTTCGTGAAGCATCTGCCGTTTATTGAAGCCGCAGGCAAAAAGGGCGTACAGATATTGTGTTTGCAGGAGATCTTTAATACACCTTATTTCTGCCCGGGGCAAAACAGCGCCTGGTATGCTTCTGCAGAAGTGATACCTGGGCCTACTACCGAACGCATAGCGGAGTACGCGAAGAAATACAGTATGGTCATCATTGTACCCATTTATGAAAAGGAACAGGCGGGCGTTTTATACAATACGGCGGCTGTGATTGATGCGGATGGTACTTACCTCGGCAAATACCGCAAAAACCATATTCCGCATACTTCCGGCTTTTGGGAGAAATTCTTCTTTAAGCCTGGAAATTTAGGTTACCCGGTGTTCCAGACAAAGTATGCAAAGATCGGTGTGTACATCTGTTATGACCGGCATTTCCCCGATGGCGCCCGTTGTCTGGGACTGAATGGCGCCGAGATCGTGTACAATCCCTCGGCCACCGTAGCGGGCTTGTCACAGTACTTGTGGAAGCTGGAACAGCCGGCGCATGCGGCAGCCAATGGTTACTTCATGGGATGCATTAACCGGGTAGGCGAAGAAAAGCCCTGGAACCTGGGCAGATTCTATGGCAGCTCTTATTTCGTTGACCCGCGCGGACAAATAGTGGCACTAGCATCGGAAGACAATGATGAACTGCTGATAGCCGATCTTGACCTGGATGAAATTGAAAAAGTAAGAAGCGTATGGCAGTTCTTCCGCGACCGAAGACCTGAAACCTATGGAAAGATCACTGAATTGTAA
- the hydA gene encoding dihydropyrimidinase — MRTLLKNGRIITATDDYRADVLIDGEVIAAIGNALTVTADKEIDATGLLVMPGGVDPHVHLDMPFMGTFSSDNYETGTRAALFGGTTTVIDFVLQKQGNSLKAALDEWNSRANGTAVGDYSFHMAVTDFNDNTKGEIQGIIEKEGITSFKTFMAYKGALMIDDRQMVGLMQEVKKQGGLINVHATNGDMIDYLVARHKAEGKLSPLYHYLSQPEVTEAEASARFADMAHYTGCPGYIVHLTCEGALNAVRQATRRNQKVFVETCIQYLLLDASLYEKDFEGAKWVMSPPLRQPKDQATLWAGINQGLVNVVATDHCPFKWEQKLMGQHDFSKIPNGHPAIENRMELLFSEGVNKGKITLNKYVEVASTNAAKIFGMFPRKGTIAVGSDADIILFDPQEKHTLSASTHHMNVDYSAYEGWEVTGKVKTVLLRGQVAIDNNQCHVEKGYGKFIKRNKVEGKI, encoded by the coding sequence ATGAGAACACTGCTCAAAAACGGACGGATTATCACCGCTACAGACGACTACAGGGCGGATGTGCTGATTGACGGGGAAGTGATCGCCGCCATTGGTAACGCCTTAACCGTTACAGCGGATAAGGAAATAGATGCCACCGGCTTACTGGTAATGCCCGGCGGCGTTGATCCGCATGTACACCTCGATATGCCATTCATGGGCACTTTTTCCAGTGATAATTATGAAACGGGTACCAGGGCCGCTTTATTTGGCGGCACTACGACCGTGATCGATTTTGTATTACAAAAGCAAGGGAACTCTTTAAAGGCTGCGTTGGACGAATGGAACAGCCGGGCGAATGGAACGGCTGTGGGCGATTACAGCTTTCACATGGCGGTCACAGATTTTAATGACAATACCAAAGGAGAGATACAGGGGATCATAGAAAAAGAAGGCATTACTTCTTTCAAAACATTTATGGCGTATAAAGGCGCCCTGATGATCGATGACCGGCAGATGGTAGGACTGATGCAGGAAGTAAAAAAGCAGGGCGGCTTAATCAATGTACATGCCACCAATGGTGATATGATCGATTACCTGGTAGCCCGGCACAAAGCCGAAGGCAAACTATCGCCGCTGTACCATTACCTGTCGCAACCCGAAGTGACCGAAGCGGAAGCCTCCGCCCGCTTTGCGGATATGGCCCATTATACGGGTTGTCCCGGGTACATTGTGCACCTTACCTGTGAAGGCGCGCTGAATGCCGTGCGACAGGCCACCCGCAGGAACCAGAAAGTATTTGTGGAAACCTGTATTCAATACCTGTTGCTCGATGCTTCCTTATATGAAAAGGATTTTGAAGGCGCCAAATGGGTCATGAGCCCGCCCTTGCGCCAGCCCAAAGACCAGGCTACCTTATGGGCCGGTATTAACCAGGGACTGGTGAACGTAGTGGCCACCGATCATTGCCCTTTTAAATGGGAACAAAAGCTGATGGGGCAACATGATTTCTCTAAGATCCCCAATGGTCACCCTGCTATTGAGAACAGGATGGAACTGTTATTCAGTGAAGGCGTGAACAAAGGAAAGATCACCCTGAATAAATACGTAGAAGTGGCTTCCACCAATGCGGCTAAAATATTCGGGATGTTTCCCCGTAAAGGGACCATTGCTGTGGGCAGTGATGCAGATATTATCCTATTTGATCCGCAGGAGAAGCACACCCTGTCTGCCTCCACGCACCACATGAATGTGGACTATTCGGCCTATGAAGGTTGGGAAGTAACCGGTAAAGTAAAGACGGTTTTATTACGCGGACAGGTAGCTATTGATAACAACCAGTGTCATGTAGAAAAGGGATATGGGAAGTTTATTAAGAGAAATAAAGTGGAAGGAAAGATCTAA
- a CDS encoding NCS1 family nucleobase:cation symporter-1, with protein sequence MQITQEIPQTLPSASLYSEDLAPVPVAKRTWTTWNYAALWISMSLCIPTYMLASSLIDGGMNWWQAILTIFLGNTIVLVPMILNGHAGAKYGIPFPVFARASFGTIGANIPAMLRAIVACGWFGIQTWIGGFALYQMLRLWFPAMEQLPAIFPASFGLQTGPAICFFLFWLLNMYVVYLGVNSIKKLLVFKAIFLPVAALALLYWAIHTVKGGLGPILTSPARFPNDAAFWAFFFPGLTGMVGFWATLSLNIPDFTRYAVSQKAQVRGQIIGLPPSMTLFAFIGVVVTSATTIIYGTTIWDPVVLAGKFESKVMVSIAMIAVAISTLATNIAANIVSPANDFAHLAPAKINFRTGGYITGIIGILIFPWKLVADPSGYIFTWLVGYSSLLGPVGGILIADYYVVRKKQLVVEELYQQDGRYRYNNGFNSQAIIALLLGIIPNIPGFLTNIGVVSKEAVPGWISNLYHYAWFVGFFVSGATYILLMKYRNKTT encoded by the coding sequence ATGCAAATAACCCAGGAAATCCCACAAACATTGCCTTCCGCTTCCCTGTACAGCGAAGACCTGGCCCCTGTGCCTGTTGCCAAACGTACCTGGACCACCTGGAACTACGCCGCACTGTGGATCAGTATGAGCCTGTGCATCCCCACCTACATGCTGGCCAGCTCTTTGATCGATGGCGGCATGAACTGGTGGCAGGCCATCCTCACCATCTTCCTGGGCAATACCATTGTACTGGTGCCCATGATATTGAATGGCCATGCAGGCGCTAAATACGGCATTCCTTTCCCGGTATTCGCCAGGGCCAGCTTTGGCACCATTGGCGCCAATATCCCCGCTATGTTGAGGGCTATTGTGGCCTGCGGCTGGTTTGGTATCCAAACGTGGATCGGTGGTTTTGCCCTCTATCAAATGCTGCGGTTATGGTTCCCGGCTATGGAACAGTTGCCGGCCATCTTCCCCGCATCCTTCGGGTTACAAACAGGGCCTGCTATCTGCTTCTTTTTATTCTGGCTGCTCAATATGTATGTCGTATACCTGGGGGTAAACAGTATTAAAAAGCTCCTGGTATTTAAGGCAATCTTTTTACCAGTGGCAGCACTGGCATTACTGTACTGGGCTATCCATACCGTGAAGGGTGGCTTAGGTCCCATACTCACCAGTCCGGCCAGGTTTCCCAATGATGCCGCTTTCTGGGCATTCTTCTTTCCGGGATTAACAGGTATGGTAGGCTTTTGGGCTACGCTCTCCCTCAATATCCCGGACTTTACACGCTATGCCGTTAGTCAAAAAGCACAGGTAAGAGGACAGATCATAGGACTACCACCTTCTATGACACTTTTTGCGTTTATCGGTGTAGTCGTTACCTCTGCCACCACCATCATCTATGGTACTACTATCTGGGACCCCGTAGTGCTGGCCGGAAAGTTTGAAAGCAAAGTAATGGTCAGTATAGCCATGATCGCGGTAGCCATCTCCACACTGGCTACCAATATAGCAGCCAACATTGTAAGTCCGGCCAACGACTTTGCCCACCTGGCCCCGGCAAAGATCAATTTCAGAACAGGCGGATACATCACAGGCATTATCGGTATCCTGATCTTTCCCTGGAAACTGGTGGCCGATCCCAGTGGATACATTTTTACCTGGCTGGTAGGCTATTCCAGCCTGTTAGGGCCGGTAGGCGGCATTTTGATTGCCGATTACTATGTGGTGCGCAAAAAGCAACTGGTGGTGGAAGAGTTATACCAGCAGGATGGCCGCTACCGGTATAACAATGGGTTCAACAGCCAGGCCATCATTGCCTTGCTGCTGGGTATCATTCCCAATATTCCCGGCTTCCTCACCAACATAGGAGTGGTCAGTAAAGAGGCGGTGCCGGGTTGGATCTCCAACCTGTACCATTATGCCTGGTTCGTGGGATTCTTTGTGAGTGGAGCCACTTATATTTTACTAATGAAGTACCGTAATAAAACGACATGA
- a CDS encoding aminotransferase class III-fold pyridoxal phosphate-dependent enzyme yields the protein MSQTATISPSLAIIQDNLDYTLFSWCKQKGIAPIAVKYAEGVYLYDYDGKRYIDFSSGLMNVNIGHGDQRITAAVVKQMQQVSYVTPGCVTQVRGELGKKLASICSGDLNKAFFTLCGASSIENAIKLARLHTGRHKILSRYQSYHGASIGAMTVSGDPRRLPVDAQQAPNFVHFDIPVLYRWPYGEENLLKESVAQLERIIAFEGPGNIAAILLEGESGSSGCLKYPVGYLRAVRELCDKHGILFIADEVMSGFGRTGKWFGFENHGIVPDMIAMAKGLTCGYLPFGCLMVSDRIAANFDDNILPLGLTYSAHPVSCAAALETLSIYEEDNLVEHAAEMGQYMDTQVALLQQKHPSVGDWRNTGLLGCLEIVKNRTTKEPMAPFNAKPDEMAVMNKVAAKIKELGMYTFVRWNYIFIAPPLCITKEQINEGLAIISEALTIADAHVD from the coding sequence ATGTCCCAAACAGCAACCATATCCCCCTCCCTGGCAATCATCCAGGACAACCTCGATTACACCTTATTCTCCTGGTGCAAGCAAAAAGGCATTGCGCCCATTGCGGTGAAATATGCAGAAGGAGTGTACCTGTATGATTATGATGGCAAACGGTATATTGATTTTTCATCCGGACTCATGAATGTCAATATTGGCCATGGCGATCAGCGTATAACCGCTGCGGTGGTAAAACAAATGCAGCAGGTGTCGTATGTTACGCCCGGTTGCGTTACACAGGTGCGTGGCGAATTGGGCAAAAAGCTGGCGTCCATTTGTTCCGGCGATCTCAACAAAGCCTTCTTTACCTTATGCGGAGCTTCCTCCATTGAAAATGCCATTAAGCTGGCCCGTTTACACACGGGGCGGCATAAGATACTGAGCCGTTACCAATCTTATCACGGCGCTTCCATTGGCGCTATGACCGTTAGCGGTGATCCGCGCAGGCTGCCGGTAGATGCGCAGCAGGCGCCCAATTTTGTACATTTTGATATCCCGGTTCTCTACCGCTGGCCTTATGGCGAAGAAAACCTGTTAAAAGAATCGGTGGCCCAACTGGAACGTATCATTGCTTTTGAAGGGCCGGGCAATATTGCGGCCATCTTACTGGAAGGTGAGTCAGGCTCATCAGGTTGCTTAAAATACCCGGTGGGTTATCTCAGAGCAGTACGGGAACTGTGTGATAAGCATGGCATCCTGTTCATTGCCGATGAGGTGATGAGTGGATTTGGACGTACCGGCAAATGGTTTGGTTTTGAAAATCACGGTATCGTTCCCGATATGATCGCCATGGCAAAAGGGCTTACCTGCGGGTACTTACCTTTTGGCTGCCTGATGGTGAGCGATAGAATTGCCGCGAATTTTGATGACAACATATTGCCACTGGGCCTTACTTACTCTGCCCATCCGGTGAGCTGTGCGGCTGCTTTGGAAACGCTGAGCATTTATGAAGAGGATAACCTGGTTGAGCATGCTGCCGAAATGGGGCAGTACATGGATACGCAGGTGGCGCTTTTACAACAAAAACATCCATCTGTTGGTGATTGGCGCAATACAGGTTTGCTGGGTTGTTTGGAAATCGTAAAGAACAGAACGACCAAAGAGCCCATGGCGCCTTTTAATGCCAAACCCGATGAAATGGCAGTAATGAACAAGGTAGCCGCTAAGATCAAAGAGCTGGGCATGTACACCTTTGTGCGCTGGAATTACATTTTCATTGCCCCGCCGCTCTGCATTACCAAAGAACAGATCAATGAAGGACTGGCCATCATCAGTGAAGCATTGACCATTGCCGATGCTCATGTGGATTAA
- a CDS encoding CoA-acylating methylmalonate-semialdehyde dehydrogenase, with product MKYERIRNFINGRFETIQSDRILTITSPGDGTPLAELPCSTAADLDKAVKAAKAAFPGWSKTPIKERVQVFYKYKFLLEKNLPELAALCSEENGKTMSEAVAELEKCIELTEFACSLPQLVTGETLEVSKGIECRTEHVPLGVVASIVPFNFPAMVPNWTIPNAIALGNCMIMKPSEKVPLSVGRLAALLKEAGLPDGVLNVVQGDAEIVNAICDHPGIEAVSFVGSTKIAKHVYQRATQQLKRCLALGGAKNHLLVLPDARPDMTAQNITASMSGCAGQRCMAASAMVGVGEIDHIVEKICQEARKIVAGKDLGAVINKESKQRIERYITEAEQQGAKILVDGRHTVVAGKEEGTYVGPTVIDYVKPDMAVAREEIFGPVISIMRTNTLDEAIAIENNNPYGNAASVFTQNGGAARYVIERASAGMIGVNVGVPVPREPFSFGGWNESKFGVGDITGKSSIEFWTRLKKSTIKWNPEAGVNWMS from the coding sequence ATGAAATACGAAAGGATCAGGAATTTTATCAATGGCCGTTTCGAGACCATCCAGTCTGATAGAATACTGACAATCACATCTCCTGGGGACGGCACCCCGCTGGCCGAGCTTCCCTGTTCTACGGCTGCCGACCTGGACAAAGCAGTAAAAGCGGCAAAAGCGGCCTTTCCCGGCTGGAGTAAAACGCCCATTAAAGAAAGAGTACAGGTCTTTTACAAGTATAAGTTCCTGCTGGAAAAGAACTTACCCGAACTGGCTGCCTTATGCAGTGAAGAGAACGGCAAGACCATGAGCGAGGCCGTGGCCGAATTAGAGAAATGCATTGAGCTCACCGAGTTTGCCTGTTCCCTCCCGCAACTGGTGACCGGCGAAACGCTGGAAGTGAGCAAAGGCATCGAATGCCGCACCGAACATGTGCCCCTGGGCGTAGTAGCCTCTATCGTGCCTTTCAATTTCCCGGCGATGGTGCCCAACTGGACCATTCCCAATGCCATTGCGTTGGGCAATTGTATGATCATGAAGCCATCCGAAAAAGTACCATTGAGCGTGGGACGATTGGCCGCATTGCTGAAAGAAGCAGGCTTACCCGATGGTGTATTGAATGTGGTGCAGGGGGATGCGGAGATCGTCAATGCCATTTGCGATCATCCCGGTATTGAAGCCGTGTCTTTTGTAGGCTCTACTAAAATAGCCAAGCACGTTTATCAACGGGCTACCCAACAGCTCAAGCGTTGCCTGGCGCTGGGCGGCGCCAAGAACCACCTGCTGGTATTGCCCGACGCACGGCCCGATATGACGGCACAGAACATCACCGCCTCCATGAGCGGCTGCGCCGGGCAGCGTTGCATGGCAGCCTCTGCCATGGTAGGCGTTGGAGAGATCGATCACATCGTTGAAAAGATCTGCCAGGAAGCCCGGAAGATCGTGGCCGGTAAAGACCTCGGTGCTGTGATCAATAAGGAATCCAAACAACGCATTGAGCGTTACATCACAGAAGCGGAACAACAAGGTGCAAAGATATTGGTGGATGGCCGGCATACCGTGGTGGCAGGAAAAGAGGAAGGTACCTATGTAGGCCCCACAGTGATCGATTATGTAAAACCGGATATGGCAGTTGCCCGGGAAGAGATCTTCGGCCCCGTCATTAGCATCATGCGCACCAACACGCTCGATGAAGCCATCGCCATTGAAAACAATAACCCTTACGGCAATGCAGCCAGTGTGTTCACCCAAAACGGTGGCGCCGCCAGGTATGTAATAGAAAGGGCCAGCGCCGGCATGATCGGGGTGAATGTGGGCGTGCCGGTACCCCGGGAGCCTTTTTCCTTTGGTGGATGGAATGAAAGCAAATTTGGCGTAGGCGACATTACCGGTAAAAGCTCCATTGAGTTCTGGACCCGGTTAAAGAAAAGCACCATCAAATGGAATCCCGAAGCAGGCGTGAACTGGATGAGCTGA